The following proteins are co-located in the Deinococcus aerolatus genome:
- a CDS encoding branched-chain amino acid ABC transporter permease: MKAWMWWVAVFILAALVPLFSPSGYVLDIGVNIMIYAILAYGLNVLLGYTGQLPLAHAGFFGIGAYAVGILTLKMGWSFWLAWPVAVVITALAGLLLGLVAFRTKGDTFAIFTLGVGVIIMLVINKWDALTGGNDGLNGIQPPAGLEALANSVGLKLSGGFYYLALVSLALTVIAVARARGSVFGRSLVAIRGGDDLARSAGIDVYSHKLRAMMLSTAIAGFAGGLYATSLGFLGSAATGPIQTFTILLYLLVGGLGTLAGPLLGPALMYTLAQNLKGLQDYQYIVFGPLLVLLVMFAPQGLVGLWSRFTARRVPATPKKEARNAGS, encoded by the coding sequence ATGAAAGCCTGGATGTGGTGGGTCGCGGTCTTCATTCTGGCCGCACTGGTGCCCCTGTTCAGCCCATCGGGGTACGTGCTGGACATCGGCGTGAACATCATGATCTACGCGATTCTGGCCTACGGCCTGAACGTGCTGCTGGGCTACACCGGGCAGTTGCCGCTGGCACATGCGGGCTTTTTTGGCATCGGCGCGTACGCCGTCGGCATCCTGACGCTCAAGATGGGCTGGAGCTTCTGGCTGGCGTGGCCGGTGGCCGTGGTGATCACGGCGCTGGCCGGGTTGCTGCTGGGGCTGGTGGCCTTCCGCACCAAGGGCGATACGTTTGCCATCTTCACGCTGGGCGTGGGCGTGATCATCATGCTGGTGATCAACAAGTGGGACGCGCTGACCGGCGGCAATGACGGCCTGAACGGCATTCAGCCGCCTGCCGGACTGGAGGCGCTGGCCAACAGCGTGGGTCTCAAGCTGTCCGGGGGCTTTTACTACCTGGCCCTGGTCAGTCTGGCCCTGACCGTGATCGCGGTGGCGCGGGCGCGCGGCAGCGTGTTCGGGCGGTCGCTGGTCGCCATTCGCGGCGGCGACGATCTGGCCCGCAGCGCGGGCATTGACGTGTACTCGCACAAGCTGCGGGCCATGATGCTGTCCACCGCCATCGCGGGCTTCGCGGGCGGACTGTACGCCACGTCCCTGGGCTTCCTGGGTTCGGCGGCCACCGGGCCAATCCAGACCTTCACCATCCTGCTGTACCTGCTGGTGGGCGGCCTGGGCACGCTGGCCGGGCCGCTGCTGGGACCGGCGCTGATGTACACCCTGGCGCAGAACCTCAAGGGGTTACAGGATTACCAGTACATCGTCTTCGGACCGCTGCTGGTGCTGCTGGTCATGTTCGCGCCGCAGGGACTGGTGGGGCTGTGGAGCCGCTTCACGGCGCGGCGCGTGCCGGCCACGCCTAAGAAGGAGGCCCGGAATGCTGGAAGTTAA
- a CDS encoding branched-chain amino acid ABC transporter permease, which produces MITFLQQLFNALALGGVYALVALGLTLVYGVMRVPNFAHGGLYMLGAYLTYASLTGLGIGYVPSLLLAAVGVALLAALMERVIFYPLRDAPHVSPMIAAIGVLFFLEAAVQLIWGPDFKQIPAPINGIVDIGGVIITWQRLIIIAASVVVVVGLNYFLKRTLTGATIEAMSQNREGARLVGINTNRVGALTFAISGLLAAAAAALIAPTLLVSPSMGEVMNLKVFAIIILGGMGSVPGAIVGAFLLSFAETFGGAYISLDFADVIGFAMLVLVLAIRPQGLFKRGT; this is translated from the coding sequence TTGATCACTTTCCTGCAACAACTCTTCAATGCCCTGGCCCTGGGCGGGGTCTACGCCCTGGTGGCGCTGGGCCTCACGCTGGTGTACGGCGTGATGCGCGTGCCCAACTTCGCGCACGGCGGGCTGTACATGCTGGGCGCGTACCTGACCTACGCCTCGCTGACCGGGCTGGGCATCGGCTACGTGCCGTCGCTGCTGCTGGCCGCCGTCGGGGTGGCGCTGCTGGCCGCCCTGATGGAACGGGTGATCTTTTACCCGCTCAGGGACGCGCCGCACGTGTCCCCCATGATTGCGGCGATTGGCGTGCTGTTCTTCTTGGAGGCCGCCGTGCAGCTGATCTGGGGGCCGGACTTCAAGCAGATTCCCGCACCCATCAACGGCATCGTCGACATCGGAGGCGTGATCATCACCTGGCAGCGCCTGATCATCATCGCCGCGAGCGTGGTGGTGGTGGTGGGCCTGAACTACTTCCTGAAGCGCACCCTGACCGGGGCTACCATCGAGGCCATGTCGCAGAACCGCGAGGGCGCACGTCTGGTGGGCATCAACACCAACCGGGTGGGCGCCCTGACCTTTGCCATCTCCGGGTTGCTGGCGGCGGCGGCGGCGGCCTTGATTGCCCCGACGCTGCTGGTCAGCCCCAGCATGGGCGAGGTCATGAACCTCAAGGTCTTCGCCATCATCATCCTGGGCGGCATGGGCAGCGTGCCGGGCGCCATCGTGGGCGCGTTCCTGCTGTCGTTCGCTGAGACCTTCGGCGGCGCGTACATCAGCCTGGACTTTGCCGACGTGATCGGGTTCGCCATGCTGGTGCTGGTGCTGGCGATCCGGCCTCAGGGCCTGTTCAAGAGGGGCACATGA